Proteins from one Dama dama isolate Ldn47 chromosome 12, ASM3311817v1, whole genome shotgun sequence genomic window:
- the LOC133065996 gene encoding ergosterol biosynthetic protein 28 homolog, with protein MSRFLNVLRSWLVMTSVIAVGHSLQSFRDHTFLYEKIYTSKPDLVNGLQARTFGVWTLLSSVVRGLCAIDIHNRTLYYITLWTFFIGMGHFLFEMFVFGTVAPTIFMLAILTVASISILGMLVGLRHLEAEPGSRQKKRN; from the exons ATGAGCCGATTCCTGAACGTGTTACGAAGCTGGCTGGTGATGACGTCGGTCATAGCTGTGGGTCACTCGCTGCAGAGCTTCCGAGACCACACCTTTCTCTATGAAAAGATCTATACCAGCAAGCCAGACCTGG TGAATGGCCTCCAAGCTCGGACCTTTGGAGTCTGGACGCTGCTCTCATCAGTGGTTCGTGGCCTCTGTGCCATCGACATTCACAACAGAAC GCTCTACTACATCACGCTCTGGACCTTCTTCATTGGCATGGGGCACTTCCTCTTTGAGATGTTTGTTTTTGGGACCGTGGCTCCCACGATTTTCATGCTGGCAATCCTCACGGTGGCAA GTATCTCGATCCTGGGCATGCTAGTGGGGCTCCGGCACCTAGAAGCAGAACCAGGATCCAGACAGAAGAAGAGAAACTGA